The DNA region CCGACTTGCCGGCCGCCCCCACCAGGAGCAGCAGGGTGATGGCGGTGGCCGTGGTGGTGGCCAGCCCGCCCGCCCCGGCCTGGATGTCGACGTAGCGGATCGACCCCAGGGCGGTGAAGGTCAGGAACATGGCCACCATGTAGCCCCAGTCGCCGACGCGGTTGGTGACGAAGGCCTTCTTGCCGGCCGAGGCGTTGGCGTCCGAGGTGTGCCAGAACGAGATGAGGAAGTAGGAGCACGCCCCCACCCCCTCCCAGCCCAGGAAGGTGACCAGCAGGTTGTCGCCCAGCACCAGCATGAGCATGGAGAAGACGAACAGGTTCAGGTAGACGAAGAACTTCGAGAAGTCCCGGTCGCCGTGCATGTAGCCGATGGCGTACAGGTGGATGAGGGTGGCGATGCCGGTGATGAACAGGCACATGGTCACCGACAGGGGGTCGGCCAGGAAGCCCACGTCGACCGAGAAGCCCCCGGCCGGCACCCACTCGAACAGCACCTGGGAGAAGGCCCGCTCCTCGCCGTGGCGGCCCAGCATGCCGACGAAGACCACGGCGCTGGCCACGAAGCTGCCCCCCACCGCGGCGGTGGCCAGCCAGCCGGCCAGCGGCTCGCCCAGGCGGCGACCCAGGACCATGAGGACCACGAAGCCGGCCAGGGGCAGGGCAGGGATGAGCCAGGTCAGCTCGAGCATGTGGTGTCAGCCCCTGAGGTACGAGGCGTCGTCGGCGGTGGCCGCGGGCGACCGCCGGAGGATGGAGACGATGATGCCGAGTCCGACGACCACCTCGGCCGCCGCCACCACCAGGACGAAGAAGACGACCACCTGGCCCCCCACGTCGTCGAGGCGGCGGGCGAAGGTGACGAAGGTGAGGTTGACGGCGTTGAGCATCAGCTCGATGCACATGAACATCACGAGGGGGTTGCGCCGGACCATCAGCCCGGCGGCGCCCATGGCGAAGAGCACGGCGCCCAGCGACAGGTACCAGCCCGAGGAGACGGCGGCCAGCATCACTCCTCCTCCTCGTAGACGACCTCGCCCGGCAGCACCGGGACGTCCTCCTCCGCGTCGACCTGGGGGCCGGGCCGGGTGCGGGCCAGCAGCACCGCGCCGACCACGGCGATGACCAGCAGCAGGGAGGTGATCTCGAAGGCGAAGAGGTGGTCGGTGAAGAGGAGGCGGCCGATCTGGGCCACGTCCTCGCCGTCGCGGACCCAGCGCTCGGAGGCGGCCGGCACGCCGGTCACGGTGCTGGTGGCCACCACCAGCACCATCCCCGCTCCGATGAGCACGCCCAGGGCTATGGCCACCGGTCGCTGGCCCACCAGGGGCTCGGCGTCGAGGTCGTCGGCCTGGTCGACGCCCAGCAGCATGATGACGAACAGGAACAGCACCACGATGGCGCCGGCGTACACGATGACCTGCACGGCGGCCAGGAAGTTGGCCTCCTGGGCCACGAACAGCACGGCGATGCCAAACAGGGTGGCCACCAGCGAGAGGGCGGCGTGCACGGGGTTGCGCTGGAGGATCACGCCGGCCGCGCCCCCCAGCACGACGAGGGCGGCGATGGCGAAGACGACGACCTCGACCATCAGTGCCCCTCGCCCACGTCACTGGTGGTGGAGGCCCGGGGCTCATCGGCGGCCTGCTCGCCCTGGCCCCGCTCGGGCGGGCGGACTCCGAAGCCCAGCTCGCCCGACCAGGCCACCACGCCCTCGTAGGCGGCGTCACCGGACGGGGAGGTGGCCCGCATCCACGCCGAGGTGAGGGGGACCACCACCTCGGCGTCGGTCCAGTCCTCCCACGGCAGCACCTGGGGCCGGCCGTCGTCGTCGACCAGCAGCTCGGCCTTGGTGTAGATGCCGTCGGACCGGTTGGTGAAGGAGAACTCGAACAGCTTGGACTCGGTGATGGCCTCGGTGGGGCAGGCCTCGACGCACAGGTCGCAGTGGATGCAGCGCAGGTAGTTGATCTCGTAGACGTAGCCGTAGCGCTCGCCCGGGCTCACCGGGTCGCCGGGCGGGTTGTCGGCGCCCCGTACGTAGATGCAGCGGGCCGGGCACACGCCGGCGCACAGCTCGCACCCGATGCACTTCTCCATGCCGTCCTCGTACCGGTTGAGGACGTGCCGGCCGTGGAAGCGCTCCGGCTTCGGGCGCTTGCCGCCCTCGTCCTTGACGTAGGGCCGGGTGACCCGCTGGCGCTTGCCCATCTGCCGCAAGGTGACCAGGAAACCTCCGAGGTAGCCCATCAGGCCCCCACCTCCTCGTCGAGCCGGCGGGCCCGGCGGGCGGCCCGCAGGGCCAGCGCCAGGAGGCCGTAGCAGGCCGCCACCGCGGCCGCCCCCACCACGGGGACCACCAACGGGTTCCAGCCCTCGTCGTCGCCCACCCGGTAGCCGGCCACGATCAGCAGCCAGCCCAGGGCCAGGGGGATCAGCACCTTCCAGCCCAGGTCCATGAGCTGGTCGTAGCGGACCCGGGGCAGGGTGGCCCGGAACCACACGAACATGAACAGGAAGACGAACAGCTTCACGGTGAACCAGACCGTGCCCCACAACCAGCCCGGCCCGACCGGCACCGGTCCCGACGGCCCGCCGAAGAACAGGGTGACGATGATGGCCGACATGGTCACCGTGTTCATGAACTCGGCCAGGAAGAACAGGGCGAAGCGGAACGAGGCGTACTCGGTGTTGAACCCGCCCACCAGCTCCTGCTCGGCCTCGACCAGGTCGAACGGGGGACGGTTGAGCTCGGCGGTGGCGGCGATGAGGAAGATCACGAAGGGCACGAAGCCGGTGACCCACAGGTTCCAGCTCCAGGTGCTCTGGCTGGCCACGATGCCGTTGGTGCTGAGGGTGCCGGCGGTGAGCACCACGGTGACCACCGACAGGCCCAGGGCCGCCTCGTAGGACACCATCTGGGCCGAGGCCCGGACCGCGCCCAGCAGCGGGTACTTCGAACCCGAGGACCAGCCGGCCAGCATGATCCCGTACACCGCGATCGACGACATGGCCAGGATGAGCAGCACACCCACCGGCGGGTCGGCCAGCTGCAGGAACGTCGTCCGCCCGAAGATCTCCACCGTGCCGTCGCGGCCGCCGGTGAAGTCACCCCCCACCGGGATGACGGCGAAGACCAGGAAGGCCGGCACCGCGGTGAGGTAGGGGGCCAGCACGAAGATCCGGCGGTCGGCCCGGTCCGGGACCTGGTCCTCCTTCATGAAGAACTTGAGGCCGTCGGCCACCGTCTGGAACAGGCCGAAGGGCCCGGCCCGGTTCGGGCCCAGGCGGTTCTGGAGGTCGCCGATGACCTTGCGCTCGAACCAGACCATGAACAGGACCGACACCAGCAGGAGGGTGAAGGCGACGACGGTCTTGAGGAGCACGACCAGGACGACGGCCAGGTCGATGTCGCCGGCCAGGAGCGGGTCGGCGGCCAGGACGTGGGCCAGCATCAGGCCGTCTCCAGCCGGATCTCGGTCACCGGCTGGCTGCTGTCGACCAGGTCGGCCACGCCCCCGGCCCGGCGGCGGCGGGCCACGGCGGCCACGCCCCGGGGCACGCCCGGGTCGGCCACCACCGGCAGGGTGATGGTGGCCCGGGGCGAGATGGCCCGGACCCTGGCCCCGGGGTCGACCCCGAGGCGATCGAGCACCGACGGGTGGACCCGGAGGGGGGCCTCGGCGGCCAGCCCGGCCAGGATCGGGGCCTGCTGGACCAGGGTGCCGTCGTCGTAGAGGGTGCGGGTGACCACCAGGCGCAGGGCGTAGGAGTCGACCGGGGGCACCGGCGTGGGCGCCGGCGCCTCGAATCGGACACCCTCGGGGTCGCCGCCGGCCGGCCCGGTGCCGGCCGGGTCGGCCTCGGGCACCACCACGTCCTGGGCGGCCCGGCCGCCGCCCTCCTCGGCCTCGGGGTCGACCCGGGCCGCCTCGGCGTCATCGGCGCCCTCGGGCCCGGCCGGCTCGGAGTCCCCGTGGGCCGAGCCCTGGCCGCTGGGTTCGGGCCCCTCGTCCTGGACCACGTCGGGCGCGTCGGCTCCCCCGGCGGGGTCGGCATCGGCGCCGCCCACCGCCTCGCCGGTGCTGGTCACCTCGGTGGTGGCCGCCGGGGCGGCGCCCAGCGGGGCCACCACGCCGTCGCCCGCCTCGGCCAGGAGCTGGGCGGTGATGCCGCGATGCGACGGGGCCACCGCCTCGATCTCGGCCCAGATGTCGGCCACGGACTCCAGGCCCAGGTCGGCCCCCAGGCGGAAGGCCAGCTCGGCGGCCACCATCCAGTCCGGGCGGGCGGTGCCGGGCCCGGTGACGGCCTGGGCCAGGAGGCTGATCCGGCCCTCGACGTTGGTGTGGGTGCCGTCGACCTCGTCGGGCCCGGCCGCCGGGAAGACCACGTCGGCCCGGGTCGAGGACTCGGTCAGGAACAGGTCCGATGCGATGACGGTCCGGGCCCCGGCCAGGGCCCGGGCCGCCAGCTCCCGGTCGGGGTGGTCGGCCAGGGGGTCGGCCCCCAGCAGCACCAGGACGTCGATCCGCCCCTCGGCCGCCGCGGTCAGGATGCCGGTGGCGTCGAGGCCCCGTTCGGTCGGGACGGTGTCCCAGACCACGCCCATCCGCTCGGCCCCGGCGGCCAGGGTGGTCCGGCCGGGCAGGAGCCCGGGGGCCAGGCCCATGTCGAGGGCGCCGTGCACGTTGGCCCGCCGGAGCAGCGGCAGGACCGGGGCCTCGGGCCGGGCCCGGGCCACCACGGCGGCGGCGTCGACGGTGTAGCCCGCGCTCTCGGCCACCGAGGCCCGCCCCAGGGCGACGGCCAGGTCGTCGCCGCCCAGCAGGTCCCGGGCCGCGGCCAGGGCCTCGGGGTCGACGCCGTCAGGGGCCGGGCCGTCCTCCAGCAGGGCCGACACCAGGGCCGGGAGCAGGGCCGGCTCGGGGTGGAAGGCGGCCGTGGCCAGCTCGTCGAGCACGGTGCCGGTGGGGGTGATGGCCACCAGCCGGGCCCCGTCCTCGCGCACGGCGTGGCGCAGCCGGAGGTAAAGGACCGCCAGCTCCTCGCGGGGGTCGGGGCCGATCCACAGGATGGTGCCGCCGGGCCGGCACAGGCGGTCGATGGTGGCCCGGGGCAGCCCCAGCACCACCTCGGCCGGCAGCCCGTCGCCCATCTGGGCGTCGACGTTGTCGGTGCCCAGGACGCCCTTGGCCAGCTTGGCCCAGGCGTAGGCGCCCTCGTTGGGCAGGCGGGCCCCGCCCAGCACGGCGATGCTGGCCGGCCCCCGGCCCCGCCGGGCCTCGTCCAGGGCCCGGGCGGCCAGGCCCAGGGCCTCGGACCACCCGGCCCCGACCAGCGCGTCGCCCTCCCGCCGGAGGGGGGCGCCGAGGCGCTCCTCGGACTCGATGGCCTGGTAGCCGTAGCGGCCCTTGTCGCACAGCCAACCCCAGTTCACGGGGTCGATGTCGACGCCGTTGTGCCGGTTGACCCGGTCGCGCGACGTGTCGATCACGATCCGGCACCCCATGGCGCAGCCCTGGCACGTCGACTCGACCTGGGCCAGGTCCCAGGGCCGGGCCTTGAACCGGTACGACACCGAGGTGAGGGCGCCGACCGGGCAGATCTGCACGGTGTTGCCGCTGTAGTACGAGGCGAAGGGGTGGTCGGGGAACGTGTTGACCTGCGTCTGGTTGCCCCGGTCCAGGAAGTGGATGAGCGGCTCGCCGGCCACGTCCTTGGCGAAGCGGGTGCAGCGGTCGCAGAGGATGCAGCGCTCCCGGTCCAGGGCCACCAGGTCGCTGACGGGGATGGGCTTCTCGAAGTGCCGCTTCTCCTCGACCATCCGCGACTCGCCCGGGCCGTGGGACATGGCCTGGTCCTGGAGCGGGCACTCGCCGCCCTTGTCGCACACCGGGCAGTCGAGCGGGTGGTTGACCAGCAACAGCTCCAGCACGCCGGTCTGGGCCTTGATGGCCACCGGGGTCCCGGTCTCCACCTTCATGCCGTCGGCGGCCTCGATCATGCACGACGGCTGGAGGGCGGGCCCCCGCCCGGTGTCCACCTCGACCAGGCACTGCCGGCACATGCCGACCGGCCGCATGCGGGAGTGGTAGCAGAACCGGGGGACGTACACGTCGGCCCGCTCGCAGGCCTCGATGAGCAGCTCGCCCCGGGGCACCTGGAGCTCGCGCCCGTCGACGGTGATGGTCACGCCGGCCTCGGCCGGGGACTCCACGTCGGTCACGAGGCCACCTCCTCGGGGGCCGGGGTGGGGGCGGCGACGTAGGCGCCGCCGGCCATGGACACGGTGACCGGCACCGGCGCCCCGCCCAGCCGGGCCTCGAACTCGTCCCGGAACCGGGTCACGGCCGAGGCGATGGGCGACACCGCCGAGGGGCCCAGGGGGCAGATGGTGGTCTGCTTGGGGGGCCAGGCGATGCCGGGGCTGATGTTGTCGCACACGTCCAGCAGCAGGTCGAGGTCGCTGGGGCGGCCGTGGCCGTCGAGGATGCGCTCCAGGATCTTCTCCAGCCAGCTCGTGCCCTCGCGGCACGGCGTGCACTTCCCGCACGACTCGCGGGCGAAGAACCGCACCACCCGCAGGGCGGCCTTGACCATGTCGGTGGTCTCGTCCATGACCACGATGGCCCCCGACCCGAGCATGGAGCCGGCCTTGTCGACCGCCCCCTTCTCCAGGGGCAGGTCCAGGTGCTCCTCGTAGAACCAGGGCGCCGAGGCCCCGCCCGGGATGAAGGCCTTCAGGGCGTGGCCGTCGCGGATGCCACCGCCGTAGACGGGGGCGTAGATGAGGTCGCGGAAGGTGGTGACCCCGAACTCGACCTCGTACACGCCCGGGTTCCGGACGTGGCCCGACACCGCGAACATGCGGGTGCCCCGGCTGGCCTCGGCCCCCAGCTCGGCGAAGCTGGCCCCGCCCTCGCGCAGGATCCACGGCAGGTTGGCCAGGGTCTCCACGTTGTTGACCACCGTGGGCTGGAGGTACAGGCCCTTGGCGGCCGGGAAGAAGGGCGGCTTGAGCCGGGGCATCCCCCGGTTGCCCTCCAGCGACTCGATGAGGGCCGTCTCCTCGCCCACGATGTAGGCCCCCGCCCCCCAGTGCAGGACGATGTCGACCGAGAAGTCGGAGCCCAGGATGCCCTGGCCCACGTACCCGGCGGCGTAGGCGTCGTTGAGGGCGGCGGCGATGCGCTCCTGGGCCAGGGCCATCTCGCCCCGCACGTAGAGGAAGGCCTGGGCGCAGCCGATGGCGTAGCAGGCGATGAGCACGCCCTCGATGAGCTGGTGGGGATCGCGCTCCATGAGGATGCGGTCCTTGTAGGTGCCGGGCTCGGACTCGTCGCCGTTGACGACCAGGTACCGGGGCCACACGCCGGGCGGGCAGAAGCCCCACTTGACGCCGGCCGGGAAGCCGGCACCGCCCCGACCCAGGAGGCTGGCCGTCTTCACCTCGCCGACCACCTCGTCGGGCCGCTTGGCCAGGGCCGCCCGCAGGCCCTGGTAGCCGCCGGTGGCCTGGTAGCGGTCCAGGGTGTGGCTGTCGTCGTGGACCAGGCGGGAGGTGATGATCTTGGGTGCGTCGGTGACGGCCACGGCTACCCCTCGCCCTTGGCCGGCGCCGGCCGCGAGGAGATCCACACCGGCTCCTCGCACTCGCCGGGACGGGCCGGGCCCACCGCGGCCCCGGCCGGGATGCGCTGGCGGACCCGGGCCAGGGTGCCGTGGGGGGGGACCTCGTCGTCGAGGCGTCCGGCCCGCAGGTCCTCGACCATGGTGTCGAACTGCTCGGGGGTGATGCGGTGGCGGTACCGGTAGTTGACCTGGAGGCAGGGCGCCTCGGTGCAGGCCGCGATGCACTCCACGTCCTCGACGGTGAACATCCCGTCGGCGGTGGTGGAGCCGGAGCGGACGCCCAGGGACTCCTCGGCGTGGGCCAGCAGCTCCTCGCCCCCCATGAGCTGGCAGGCGATGTTGGTGCACACGTTGATGACGTAGCGGCCCACCGGCTGGCGCTTGAACATCTCGTAGAACGAGCAGGTGCCCAGCACCTCGGCCGGCGTCACCCCCACCAGCTCGGCCAGGTGCTCCATGGCCTCGTCGGTGACCCACCCGTCCTGCTCCTGGGCCAGGTGCAGCAGCGGGATCAGGGCCGACTTCGGCCGCGGGTACCGGGCGATGATCTCCCGGGCCAGCAGCTCGTTGTCCAGCGTGAGGCGGGCCATCAGCGGGCCCCCAACAGAACGGTCGGCCGCAGGCCGGCGACGGGAGCCAGCGCCCGTGAGGTGGAGCTGCAACGCGGGGCAGGCCGCTCGGCGGCACCGGAAGCGGAGCGCAGCAGCGGAGCGAGCGCCAGCGAGCGGAGCCAGGGCGAGCACCGAACCGGAGCCGCCGAGCGGCCACCGACCGAGCGCGGGTTCGGAGCCCTCACCGATCCACCTCGCCCATGATCGGGTCGACGGAGGAGATGACGGCCACGCCGTCGGCGATGAGCCCGTCGTGCATCATGTGGGGCAGCGTCTGGATGTTCACGAACGACGGGCCCCGGACGTGGACGCGGTAGGGCTTGGCCGATCCATCGCTCACGATGTAGCAGCCCAGCTCCCCCCGAGGGGATTCCACCGCGGCGTAGGCCTCGCCGGCGGGGACCTGGAAGCCCTCGGTGAAGATCTTGAAGTGGTGGATCAGGGCCTCCATCGACTCGTCGATGCGGGCCCGGGGCGGCGGGGTGACCTTCTTGTCCTGGACGCGGTAGTCGCCGGCCGGCAGCTTGTCCATGACCTGCCGGATGATCCGGACCGACTCGCGCACCTCGGCCAGGCGGATGGCGTAGCGGTCGAAGCAGTCGCCGTAGGAGCCGACTATGACGTCGAAGTCGACCTGGTCGTAGGCCAGGTACGGCATGTCGCGGCGCAGGTCCCAGGCGTAGCCGGTCGAGCGCAGGATGGGCCCGGTGGCCCCCAGGGCGATGGCCTCCTCGGCGGTGATGACCCCCACGCCCTGGAGCCGGTCGCGGTAGATGGGCTGCTGGGACAGGAGGATCTCGTACTCGTCGAGGCGGCGGGGGATGGCCTCCAGCACCGGCTCGATGCGCTCGACCCAGCCGTCGGGCAGGTCGGCGGCCACGCCCCCGGGGCGGATGAAGTTGTGGTTCATCCGCAGCCCGGTGATGAACTCCAGGACGCGGAGGGTCTCCTCCCGCTCCCGCCAGCCGTAGAGCATCATCGACACCGCGCCCACGTCCATGCCGTTGGTGGCCAGGAACAGCAGGTGCGAGCTGATCCGGTTCAGCTCGGTCAGCAGCATCCGGATCCACACTGCCCGGGGCGGGACCTCGACGCCGAGCAGCTTCTCGACGGCCAGCGAGAAGGCCAGCTCGTTGAACAGCGGCGAGGCGTAGTCCATGCGGGTGACGTTGGTCGGGCCCTGCAGGTAGGTGAGGTCCTCGGCCGTCTTCTCCATGCCGGTGTGGAGGTAGCCCAGCACCGGCTTGGTCCGCACCACCCGCTCGCCGTCGAGCTCGAGCATCAGGCGGAGCACGCCGTGGGTCGAGGGGTGCTGGGGGCCCATGTTGAGGATGGTCGTGGTGGCCGACTCCTCGTCGGCCCCCCGGTCGCCCAGGGCCGCCACCTCGGCCTCCGACAGGCGCAGGACGCTGCCCAGCTCGCGCAGCACCTCGACCCCGCCGGCCACGGGCCGCGGGGCCATCTCCTGGGTCCCCTCGTCGGTGCGGATCACTCCCGCGGTGGTCATGGCGGCCTCCTACCGGGGTCCCGGGTCGCCCTTGAACTGCACCGGGATGCGCCCGGGGGCGTAGTCCTTGCGCAGCGGGTGGCCGACCCAGTCCTCGGGCATCAGGATGCGGGTGAGGTCGGGGTGCCCCTCGAAGCCGATGCCGAACATGTCGAACACCTCGCGCTCGAGCGCCTCGGTGCCGGGGTGGACCTCGAAGAGCGAGGGCACGGTGGGGTCGTCCCCGGGGACCTGCACCTTGATCCGGAGGCGCTCGGCCCGCTGGTGGCTGATCAGCGTCACCACCACCTCGAAGCGCTCGGGGGCGACGCCGTCGGGCAGGGCCCGGGGGGCGGCGTTGGCCAGGTGGTCGACCGCGGTGACGTCCAGGCACATCAGCCAGCCCTCGTCGCGCAGGGCCCGGACCACCTCGGCCAGCCGGTCGCGGGTCGGGTGCAGCGTCACCTCGCCCAGGGCGGTGGTGAGGGGGGCGCCGTGCACGGCTTCCGGCTCGGACGGCGCCGGGGCGACGGCGTCGCCGTCAGCGGGGGCGGCGTCGGGATCGGACACGGTCAGCTCCGCCCGGAGAGCACGACCGGGGCGGCCTGGCCGTCCCGCTGGGTGACGGTGAGGCCCGCCCCGGCCCCCGACTCCGCCCGCCGGCGCAGGAGCTCGCCGCTCCCGATCTTGCCGTGCAGCGTGTTGATGGCGTGGATGAGCGTCTCGGGGCCGGGGGGGCAGCCGGGCGCGTACACGTCGACGGGGACGATCTGGTCGACGCCCTGGACGATGGCGTAGTTGTTGAACATGCCCCCGGAGCTGGCGCAGACCCCCATGGAGATCACCCACTTGGGCTCCATCATCTGGTCGTAGACCTGGCGGAGCACGGGCGCCATCTTCTGCGAGACCCGGCCGGCCACGATCATGAGGTCGGCCTGGCGGGGCGAGGCGCGGAACACCTCCATGCCGAAGCGGGCCAGGTCGTAGTGGGGGCCGCCGGCGGCCATCATCTCGATGGCGCAGCAGGCCAGGCCGAACGTGTTGGGCATCAGCGAGGAGCGCCGGGCCCAGTTGACCAGGTCCTCGACCTTGCCGGTGAGGAAGTTGTGGTCGAGGCCCTCCAGGCCCTTCTGCACGTCCCAGCCCATCAGGCCGCCTCCTCCTCGTCGGCCGGGGGGCGGCCCTCCAGGCCGACCCGCCGGATGGTGGTGGCCGTCGTCCGGGACGGCGACACCATGTCCTGCTGCCCGACGAGGCGCCCGTGACGCAACGGGCCCCACTCCAGGGCGCCGTTGGAGATGAGGAACAGGAAGGAGGCGAACACGATGGCCGCGAAGAGGATCATCTCGACCAACCCGAACACGCCCAGCTCCCGGTGGATGACGGCGTAGGGGTAGAGGAACACGACCTCGATGTCGAAGACGATGAAGATCATGGCCACCAGGTAGAAGCGCACCGGGAAGCGCTCCGGGGGCTCCTGCGACGGGACGATGCCGCACTCGTAGGGCGCGCTCTTGGCCGCCGTGGGGAGGCGGGGGGCCAGCAGCCCCGACGCGACCCTGCTCACGACCGCGAACAGCACGGCCAGGACGAACAGGGTGACGACGGGCAGGTACTGGCCCACGGCTCAGCCCCCGGCTGCCCGGGCCTCGGCCACCAGCTTGTCGCGGCGGTGCAGCGAGTTGCAGCACACGGCGAAGAGGATGGCCGAGGCGATGGTCAAGAAGATGGCCGGCTGGCGGCGGGAGCCGAGGTCGCGCACCATCACCACCGACACCACCGGCTGCTCCTCGTCGGCCTGGGGGGTGGCCGGCGGCTGGCCGGCCACCGTCTCGCGGGGGATGACGGCCTGGGTCCGGACCACGACCCGGTGGGGGGGGTGGCCCAGCGGCCAGGTGGCGATGCGCCCGGCCTTGAACAGAGCCCGGCCCAGGAGCGAGTCGTCGGAGCGGCGGTCCTTGCCCCCCTTGCTCCAGGCGTCGAGCACCACGAAGCCGTCGGCCGAGGGGAACTTCTGCTCCTCGGTCAGGAAGGCCGAGGCGGCGGCCACCGCCTCACCGGTCTGGGGGTCGGCCGCGGCCAGGATGTGCCAGCCGTCGCGCTCGGGCACCTCCTCGGCCAGGTCGGGGTCCACGCTCAGCAGGTCACCGAGCTGCGGGGCCCGCCGGGTGGGGTCGTCGGGGAACTGGCGCTCCAGGTCGGCGTTGCCCTGGATCAGCTCCCGGGGCTCGGGCAGCTCGTCCCGGGGGGGCACGGTGCGGGCCTCGGGGTCGTCGGCCACCGTCAGGTCCCCGAAGTTGACCTCCTCGACGTGCCACGTGGCCACCCGGCCCTGGTAGCCGATGCCGTACATGGACCAGACCAGGCCCATGATCATCATCCAGCCGGCCAGGCCGGTGAGGGAGAGCAGGAAGCCCAGGCGGGCACCGCTGTTGGTGGCCAGCAGCAGGT from Acidimicrobiales bacterium includes:
- the nuoK gene encoding NADH-quinone oxidoreductase subunit NuoK, whose amino-acid sequence is MLAAVSSGWYLSLGAVLFAMGAAGLMVRRNPLVMFMCIELMLNAVNLTFVTFARRLDDVGGQVVVFFVLVVAAAEVVVGLGIIVSILRRSPAATADDASYLRG
- a CDS encoding NADH-quinone oxidoreductase subunit J, yielding MVEVVVFAIAALVVLGGAAGVILQRNPVHAALSLVATLFGIAVLFVAQEANFLAAVQVIVYAGAIVVLFLFVIMLLGVDQADDLDAEPLVGQRPVAIALGVLIGAGMVLVVATSTVTGVPAASERWVRDGEDVAQIGRLLFTDHLFAFEITSLLLVIAVVGAVLLARTRPGPQVDAEEDVPVLPGEVVYEEEE
- the nuoI gene encoding NADH-quinone oxidoreductase subunit NuoI, which encodes MGYLGGFLVTLRQMGKRQRVTRPYVKDEGGKRPKPERFHGRHVLNRYEDGMEKCIGCELCAGVCPARCIYVRGADNPPGDPVSPGERYGYVYEINYLRCIHCDLCVEACPTEAITESKLFEFSFTNRSDGIYTKAELLVDDDGRPQVLPWEDWTDAEVVVPLTSAWMRATSPSGDAAYEGVVAWSGELGFGVRPPERGQGEQAADEPRASTTSDVGEGH
- the nuoH gene encoding NADH-quinone oxidoreductase subunit NuoH, with protein sequence MLAHVLAADPLLAGDIDLAVVLVVLLKTVVAFTLLLVSVLFMVWFERKVIGDLQNRLGPNRAGPFGLFQTVADGLKFFMKEDQVPDRADRRIFVLAPYLTAVPAFLVFAVIPVGGDFTGGRDGTVEIFGRTTFLQLADPPVGVLLILAMSSIAVYGIMLAGWSSGSKYPLLGAVRASAQMVSYEAALGLSVVTVVLTAGTLSTNGIVASQSTWSWNLWVTGFVPFVIFLIAATAELNRPPFDLVEAEQELVGGFNTEYASFRFALFFLAEFMNTVTMSAIIVTLFFGGPSGPVPVGPGWLWGTVWFTVKLFVFLFMFVWFRATLPRVRYDQLMDLGWKVLIPLALGWLLIVAGYRVGDDEGWNPLVVPVVGAAAVAACYGLLALALRAARRARRLDEEVGA
- the nuoG gene encoding NADH-quinone oxidoreductase subunit NuoG translates to MTDVESPAEAGVTITVDGRELQVPRGELLIEACERADVYVPRFCYHSRMRPVGMCRQCLVEVDTGRGPALQPSCMIEAADGMKVETGTPVAIKAQTGVLELLLVNHPLDCPVCDKGGECPLQDQAMSHGPGESRMVEEKRHFEKPIPVSDLVALDRERCILCDRCTRFAKDVAGEPLIHFLDRGNQTQVNTFPDHPFASYYSGNTVQICPVGALTSVSYRFKARPWDLAQVESTCQGCAMGCRIVIDTSRDRVNRHNGVDIDPVNWGWLCDKGRYGYQAIESEERLGAPLRREGDALVGAGWSEALGLAARALDEARRGRGPASIAVLGGARLPNEGAYAWAKLAKGVLGTDNVDAQMGDGLPAEVVLGLPRATIDRLCRPGGTILWIGPDPREELAVLYLRLRHAVREDGARLVAITPTGTVLDELATAAFHPEPALLPALVSALLEDGPAPDGVDPEALAAARDLLGGDDLAVALGRASVAESAGYTVDAAAVVARARPEAPVLPLLRRANVHGALDMGLAPGLLPGRTTLAAGAERMGVVWDTVPTERGLDATGILTAAAEGRIDVLVLLGADPLADHPDRELAARALAGARTVIASDLFLTESSTRADVVFPAAGPDEVDGTHTNVEGRISLLAQAVTGPGTARPDWMVAAELAFRLGADLGLESVADIWAEIEAVAPSHRGITAQLLAEAGDGVVAPLGAAPAATTEVTSTGEAVGGADADPAGGADAPDVVQDEGPEPSGQGSAHGDSEPAGPEGADDAEAARVDPEAEEGGGRAAQDVVVPEADPAGTGPAGGDPEGVRFEAPAPTPVPPVDSYALRLVVTRTLYDDGTLVQQAPILAGLAAEAPLRVHPSVLDRLGVDPGARVRAISPRATITLPVVADPGVPRGVAAVARRRRAGGVADLVDSSQPVTEIRLETA
- the nuoF gene encoding NADH-quinone oxidoreductase subunit NuoF, which encodes MAVTDAPKIITSRLVHDDSHTLDRYQATGGYQGLRAALAKRPDEVVGEVKTASLLGRGGAGFPAGVKWGFCPPGVWPRYLVVNGDESEPGTYKDRILMERDPHQLIEGVLIACYAIGCAQAFLYVRGEMALAQERIAAALNDAYAAGYVGQGILGSDFSVDIVLHWGAGAYIVGEETALIESLEGNRGMPRLKPPFFPAAKGLYLQPTVVNNVETLANLPWILREGGASFAELGAEASRGTRMFAVSGHVRNPGVYEVEFGVTTFRDLIYAPVYGGGIRDGHALKAFIPGGASAPWFYEEHLDLPLEKGAVDKAGSMLGSGAIVVMDETTDMVKAALRVVRFFARESCGKCTPCREGTSWLEKILERILDGHGRPSDLDLLLDVCDNISPGIAWPPKQTTICPLGPSAVSPIASAVTRFRDEFEARLGGAPVPVTVSMAGGAYVAAPTPAPEEVAS
- the nuoE gene encoding NADH-quinone oxidoreductase subunit NuoE, with the translated sequence MARLTLDNELLAREIIARYPRPKSALIPLLHLAQEQDGWVTDEAMEHLAELVGVTPAEVLGTCSFYEMFKRQPVGRYVINVCTNIACQLMGGEELLAHAEESLGVRSGSTTADGMFTVEDVECIAACTEAPCLQVNYRYRHRITPEQFDTMVEDLRAGRLDDEVPPHGTLARVRQRIPAGAAVGPARPGECEEPVWISSRPAPAKGEG
- a CDS encoding NADH-quinone oxidoreductase subunit D, producing MTTAGVIRTDEGTQEMAPRPVAGGVEVLRELGSVLRLSEAEVAALGDRGADEESATTTILNMGPQHPSTHGVLRLMLELDGERVVRTKPVLGYLHTGMEKTAEDLTYLQGPTNVTRMDYASPLFNELAFSLAVEKLLGVEVPPRAVWIRMLLTELNRISSHLLFLATNGMDVGAVSMMLYGWREREETLRVLEFITGLRMNHNFIRPGGVAADLPDGWVERIEPVLEAIPRRLDEYEILLSQQPIYRDRLQGVGVITAEEAIALGATGPILRSTGYAWDLRRDMPYLAYDQVDFDVIVGSYGDCFDRYAIRLAEVRESVRIIRQVMDKLPAGDYRVQDKKVTPPPRARIDESMEALIHHFKIFTEGFQVPAGEAYAAVESPRGELGCYIVSDGSAKPYRVHVRGPSFVNIQTLPHMMHDGLIADGVAVISSVDPIMGEVDR
- a CDS encoding NADH-quinone oxidoreductase subunit C produces the protein MSDPDAAPADGDAVAPAPSEPEAVHGAPLTTALGEVTLHPTRDRLAEVVRALRDEGWLMCLDVTAVDHLANAAPRALPDGVAPERFEVVVTLISHQRAERLRIKVQVPGDDPTVPSLFEVHPGTEALEREVFDMFGIGFEGHPDLTRILMPEDWVGHPLRKDYAPGRIPVQFKGDPGPR